In the genome of Bacteroidales bacterium, one region contains:
- a CDS encoding DUF4249 domain-containing protein — translation MQLVKGFLLCLLIAVASSCIKQYYPELDSQALNKYVVSGRITNQPGWQEITISRSSPVELSEFIPVSGCKVNIIDDEGGSFSLNETSDGAYKIWLEQGQVVTGRSYRLDLYTPDSMHIVSEFDKMLNGPPMDTAYYIVEEIPGDESLAQKYGAQFYLDLSGEGYDSRFYKWEITETWEYKSARPAENYYDGQWHKIYPPDYSRNICWATIPLKDIYTLSTTNLVRNEYKQLPLHMVNGYSTTRLGILYSMMVKQFTLTESAYNYWDKLKSNSSGQGGLYDKQPVLLKGNIHNVTDPDMEVLGFFYSAAESGKRFFFKDIPGINLEFSNKCIESSLPIRGWTELLIFGEPVYYYYNEEGALRILSFECVDCRRMGGRLEKPEFWPY, via the coding sequence ATGCAGCTAGTTAAAGGATTCTTACTTTGCCTGCTGATAGCAGTGGCATCATCCTGTATAAAGCAGTATTATCCTGAGCTTGATAGTCAGGCATTAAACAAGTATGTCGTTTCCGGTCGTATCACTAATCAGCCTGGCTGGCAAGAAATTACCATTTCACGCTCCTCTCCGGTTGAATTATCTGAGTTTATCCCGGTTTCAGGCTGTAAAGTGAATATCATTGATGATGAAGGTGGCAGTTTTTCACTGAATGAGACTTCTGATGGGGCCTATAAGATTTGGTTGGAACAGGGGCAGGTCGTAACTGGCCGTTCTTATCGCCTGGATTTATATACTCCTGATAGCATGCATATTGTCTCTGAGTTCGACAAAATGCTGAACGGCCCCCCCATGGATACAGCCTATTATATTGTTGAAGAAATTCCTGGTGATGAATCCCTTGCTCAAAAATATGGCGCACAGTTTTATCTGGATTTGTCAGGTGAAGGCTATGACAGCAGATTTTATAAATGGGAGATTACTGAGACCTGGGAATACAAATCTGCCCGCCCTGCCGAAAATTATTATGACGGACAGTGGCATAAGATCTATCCCCCGGATTATTCGCGAAATATCTGCTGGGCAACTATACCTCTGAAGGATATCTATACACTTTCTACCACAAATCTCGTCAGAAATGAATATAAGCAATTACCCCTTCACATGGTGAATGGCTATTCAACTACAAGACTCGGTATTCTGTATAGCATGATGGTGAAACAATTCACCCTGACTGAATCAGCTTACAACTACTGGGATAAGCTCAAATCCAATAGCTCCGGACAAGGGGGATTGTACGATAAACAACCGGTATTGCTCAAAGGGAATATTCACAATGTTACAGATCCGGATATGGAAGTATTAGGGTTTTTCTATTCAGCCGCTGAATCAGGAAAACGATTCTTTTTTAAGGATATTCCGGGAATTAATCTTGAATTCAGTAATAAGTGCATTGAATCCTCTCTGCCGATAAGAGGCTGGACAGAATTATTGATTTTCGGAGAGCCGGTTTATTATTATTACAATGAAGAAGGAGCACTTCGCATACTGAGTTTTGAGTGTGTTGATTGCAGACGCATGGGAGGCAGACTGGAGAAACCTGAATTTTGGCCCTATTGA
- the msrA gene encoding peptide-methionine (S)-S-oxide reductase MsrA — protein MFATQRIIITLLFFIPLLAGCNQVDKKIMTNEQSITAEAGNDTATFGMGCFWCTEAVFQQLKGVVSVTSGYTGGNVKNPAYREVCTGLTGHAEVSQIVYDTNIISFSELLEVFWTAHDPTTLNRQGADQGTQYRSAVFYHNESQKQLAETYKKKLNEEKAYPNPVVTEISPLTIFYKAEDYHMDYYNTNGSAPYCKFVIEPKVEKIRKVFKEKTR, from the coding sequence ATGTTCGCGACACAAAGAATTATCATTACCCTGCTATTTTTTATCCCTTTATTAGCCGGATGCAACCAAGTAGATAAGAAGATTATGACAAATGAACAAAGTATAACTGCAGAAGCAGGAAATGACACAGCTACTTTTGGGATGGGATGTTTCTGGTGTACAGAAGCTGTCTTCCAACAGTTAAAGGGAGTTGTTTCTGTAACGTCAGGCTACACAGGCGGGAATGTCAAAAATCCTGCATACAGGGAAGTCTGCACAGGCCTCACTGGTCATGCGGAGGTATCCCAGATTGTATATGATACCAACATCATTAGTTTCTCAGAGCTATTGGAAGTATTCTGGACGGCTCATGACCCCACCACTTTGAACAGGCAGGGTGCAGACCAGGGCACTCAGTACAGATCGGCTGTTTTTTATCACAATGAATCGCAGAAACAACTGGCTGAAACCTATAAAAAGAAGTTGAATGAGGAAAAGGCTTATCCTAACCCGGTGGTTACAGAGATTAGTCCGTTGACAATATTTTACAAAGCAGAAGATTACCACATGGATTATTACAATACCAATGGAAGTGCTCCCTATTGCAAATTTGTGATTGAACCAAAGGTGGAAAAAATCAGAAAAGTGTTTAAAGAGAAGACCCGGTAG